From one Streptomyces sp. NBC_01478 genomic stretch:
- a CDS encoding transglycosylase SLT domain-containing protein, producing MSVSRIVARIASPKKALTAAALAAATTGLVLTSAPAQAATTSASSAQSIAHKMIPSAAQYNAFSKIVEHESGWNVTATNSSSGAYGLVQALPGSKMASAGSDWKTNAATQIKWGLDYMNSRYGSPTAAWSFWQSNGWY from the coding sequence GTGTCCGTCTCCCGCATCGTCGCTCGCATCGCCTCCCCGAAGAAGGCCCTGACCGCCGCCGCTCTGGCCGCCGCCACCACCGGTCTGGTGCTGACCTCGGCTCCCGCTCAGGCCGCGACGACCTCCGCCTCCTCCGCTCAGTCGATCGCGCACAAGATGATCCCGAGCGCGGCGCAGTACAACGCGTTCAGCAAGATCGTCGAGCACGAGAGCGGCTGGAACGTCACCGCCACGAACTCCTCCTCCGGCGCCTACGGCCTGGTCCAGGCCCTCCCGGGCTCGAAGATGGCCTCGGCCGGCTCCGACTGGAAGACCAACGCCGCCACCCAGATCAAGTGGGGCCTGGACTACATGAACTCCCGCTACGGCTCCCCCACCGCGGCCTGGAGCTTCTGGCAGTCCAACGGCTGGTACTGA
- a CDS encoding TerD family protein: protein MITLTKEDGPADLDGVTHLEIGASWDPTVGSSGGIIGKLRQKAGTDLDLIAIALQGSEPVRLAGLDSLDPLGNGALLHSGDNQTGKGEGDDETVTVDLAKIPAAITSIVFIAAAYKKGSSFQKARNIAFKVYDASGGSTQQVAEIWPNLLSSDNGCAVAKAVRESGSWKLLVINETGKIKQGDEKELMKFAVRK from the coding sequence ATGATCACGCTCACGAAGGAAGACGGTCCGGCGGATCTGGACGGAGTGACCCATCTGGAGATCGGGGCGTCCTGGGACCCCACCGTCGGCAGCAGCGGCGGCATCATCGGGAAGCTGCGCCAGAAGGCCGGTACGGACCTCGACCTCATCGCCATCGCGCTGCAGGGATCGGAACCCGTACGGCTCGCGGGGCTCGACTCCCTGGACCCGCTGGGGAACGGCGCGTTGCTGCACAGCGGGGACAACCAGACCGGCAAGGGCGAGGGCGACGACGAGACGGTGACCGTCGACCTCGCCAAGATTCCGGCCGCCATCACGTCGATAGTCTTCATCGCCGCCGCCTACAAGAAGGGCAGTTCCTTCCAGAAGGCACGGAACATCGCCTTCAAGGTCTACGACGCGAGCGGCGGCAGCACCCAGCAGGTCGCCGAGATCTGGCCGAACCTGCTCAGCTCCGACAACGGCTGCGCGGTCGCCAAGGCCGTCCGGGAGAGCGGTAGTTGGAAGCTCCTGGTCATCAACGAGACCGGGAAGATCAAGCAGGGTGACGAGAAGGAGCTCATGAAGTTCGCGGTACGGAAGTAA